A section of the Triticum dicoccoides isolate Atlit2015 ecotype Zavitan chromosome 7A, WEW_v2.0, whole genome shotgun sequence genome encodes:
- the LOC119332752 gene encoding GDSL esterase/lipase At5g45910-like, protein MKIPSFYLRSWVLVASLVIQLITAMASDDGSGTTSSTVGALKRYNAMFTFGDSMDETGNICAASSNKTELDVLTCTHPPYGETYFGRPSCRWCDGRVVVDFIAQALGLPFVPPSKAKGQDFRCGVSMAITGGTAMNFSFYKSLGNEDPVWNHGSLDTQIQWFKVLMPSICGTQQSCQVYLRKSLFMFGGYGGNDYNVQLLELGLTPEQAMNYTPKIVSAIANGIEKLIALGAVHVVVPGIFPTGCLPIFLSLFGDAASETDFDNTGCLKPYNRLTEYHNSLLRKQVDALQRKHHNSARIMYADYYGLVYRMVQEPEKFGFTKPFKACCGAGGGKYNFDVTARCGMEGATTACSDPSTRMSWDGIHPTEEVNKVIAGALLRGPYCTPPILD, encoded by the exons atgaagatcccgagCTTCTATTTACGCTCGTGGGTGCTCGTGGCTTCCTTAGTCATCCAACTGATCACGGCGATGGCCAGTGATGACGGCAGCGGCACTACATCGTCGACGGTGGGGGCGCTGAAGAGATACAACGCCATGTTCACCTTCGGTGATTCGATGGATGAGACCGGCAACATATGCGCCGCCAGCAGCAACAAGACGGAGCTCGATGTGCTGACCTGCACCCACCCGCCGTACGGCGAGACCTACTTCGGAAGGCCGTCTTGCCGGTGGTGTGACGGCCGCGTGGTTGTCGACTTCATCG CACAAGCACTTGGGCTCCCATTTGTCCCACCATCGAAAGCAAAAGGCCAAGATTTTCGGTGCGGCGTAAGCATGGCCATCACCGGCGGCACGGCCATGAACTTCTCCTTCTACAAATCTCTCGGCAACGAAGATCCGGTGTGGAACCATGGCTCACTGGACACCCAGATCCAGTGGTTCAAAGTGTTGATGCCCTCCATATGCGGGACACAACAAA GTTGCCAAGTGTACCTGCGAAAATCGTTGTTCATGTTCGGTGGATACGGCGGAAATGATTACAACGTGCAGCTGCTTGAACTTGGCTTGACACCAGAGCAGGCAATGAACTACACCCCAAAGATCGTCAGTGCCATCGCTAACGGCATTGAG AAACTGATTGCTCTTGGCGCCGTGCACGTGGTCGTACCGGGCATATTCCCGACGGGCTGCCTCCCGATCTTCCTGTCCCTCTTCGGCGACGCCGCCAGCGAGACCGACTTCGACAACACCGGCTGCCTCAAGCCCTACAACCGCCTGACCGAGTACCACAACTCGCTGCTCCGGAAGCAGGTGGACGCCCTCCAGCGGAAGCACCACAACTCGGCGAGGATCATGTACGCGGACTACTACGGCCTCGTGTATCGGATGGTCCAGGAGCCAGAGAAGTTCG GGTTTACCAAGCCATTCAAGGCGTGCTGCGGGGCGGGAGGGGGGAAGTACAACTTCGACGTCACCGCGAGGTGCGGTATGGAGGGGGCCACCACCGCGTGCAGCGACCCGTCGACGCGGATGAGCTGGGACGGCATCCACCCAACGGAGGAGGTGAACAAGGTGATCGCCGGCGCATTGCTCAGAGGACCTTATTGCACCCCTCCGATCCTAGACTGA
- the LOC119333130 gene encoding transcription elongation factor 1 homolog gives MGKRKSTRGKTAPRKKAEKLDTSFCCPFCNHPNSIDCKIDLKHLVAEASCNTCSESYSTTAHALTEPVDVYAEWIDECEKANADRDRDEDNDVVRDEVDNEECA, from the coding sequence ATGGGGAAGCGGAAGTCGACGCGCGGGAAGACGGCGCCGCGGAAGAAGGCGGAGAAGCTGGACACGTCCTTCTGCTGCCCCTTCTGCAACCACCCCAACAGCATCGACTGCAAGATCGACCTCAAGCACTTGGTCGCCGAGGCCTCGTGCAACACGTGCAGCGAGAGCTACTCCACCACGGCGCACGCCCTCACCGAGCCCGTCGACGTCTACGCCGAGTGGATCGACGAGTGCGAGAAGGCCAACGCCGACCGCGACCGGGATGAGGACAACGACGTCGTCCGGGATGAGGTGGACAACGAGGAGTGCGCATGA